A portion of the Lolium rigidum isolate FL_2022 chromosome 1, APGP_CSIRO_Lrig_0.1, whole genome shotgun sequence genome contains these proteins:
- the LOC124655652 gene encoding predicted GPI-anchored protein 58 — protein MERKGGCCLAPRCGGDGGQAWQMGNIMLKFRPIAPKPAAMAPAPVTAPATVAGARKGKRKAAAGGAGRRGRKPKKAAAVVAATAAPPPTPKADVHKENPLPSPSSSGTTSVADSSSPPPPPTMFMHASSPDKAADLAPAHLVASLHALRPVASCVTVEAVTATWSDGASAPSAPASGGEDDAPAFASDRWGRVTWTNLAFSRAAFASDVVLAARDGAAVPAWGACAGFTCRVRVACGASPRRGSLVAPCDVWRVGDGGYLWRLDLRTTLTLSLGGTGLL, from the coding sequence ATGGAGAGGAAGGGAGGGTGCTGCTTGGCGCCCAGGTGCGGCGGAGATGGGGGCCAGGCGTGGCAGATGGGCAACATCATGCTCAAGTTCAGGCCCATCGCGCCCAAGCCCGCCGCAATGGCGCCTGCGCCGGTGACGGCGCCGGCGACGGTCGCGGGTGCTCGGAAGGGGAAGCGGAAGGCTGCTGCAGGCGGCGCTGGACGGAGGGGACGGAAGCCCAAGAAGGCGGCAGCTGTGGTTGCGGctacggccgcgccgccgccgacgccaaaGGCGGACGTCCACAAGGAGAACCCCCTGCCCTCGCCGTCCTCGTCAGGGACGACGTCGGTGGCGGACTCGTcgtctcctccgccgccaccgacgaTGTTCATGCATGCCTCATCGCCGGACAAGGCCGCAGATCTGGCACCGGCGCACCTCGTTGCATCTCTGCATGCGCTGCGGCCGGTGGCGTCTTGCGTCACGGTGGAGGCCGTGACGGCAACGTGGAGCGACGGGGCCTCCGCTCCATCCGCCCCGGccagcggcggcgaggacgacgcTCCGGCGTTCGCGTCCGACCGGTGGGGCCGCGTCACGTGGACGAACCTGGCCTTCAGCCGCGCGGCGTTCGCTTCGGACGTGGTGCTCGCCGCCAGGGACGGCGCCGCCGTGCCGGCGTGGGGCGCCTGCGCCGGGTTCACCTGCCGCGTGCGCGTCGCCTGCGGGGCGTCCCCTCGCCGCGGCTCCCTCGTGGCGCCCTGCGACGTCTGGCGGGTCGGCGACGGCGGGTACCTCTGGCGGCTCGACCTCCGGACCACTCTCACCCTCTCCCTCGGCGGCACAGGCCTCCTGTAA